One Treponema sp. J25 DNA segment encodes these proteins:
- a CDS encoding flavodoxin — protein MNKKLLVAYFSCTGTTKGVAQRLAEALGADLYAITPAHPYTTADLDWRDKNSRSTIEMKAPSSRPAIVGKVPNMSEYDIVFVGFPIWWYVAPTIINTFLESYDFSGKTIILFATSGGSGFGKTVERLKPSVSATTTLKEGKVFRGKIDAAELATWLKSIDL, from the coding sequence ATGAACAAGAAGCTATTGGTAGCCTATTTTTCGTGTACGGGCACAACGAAGGGAGTAGCACAAAGGCTCGCTGAAGCGTTGGGGGCTGATCTGTATGCAATTACTCCTGCTCATCCATATACCACTGCAGATCTTGACTGGAGGGATAAAAATAGTCGGAGTACCATAGAAATGAAAGCCCCTTCTTCCCGTCCTGCCATTGTGGGCAAGGTTCCGAACATGAGCGAGTATGACATTGTTTTTGTGGGTTTCCCCATCTGGTGGTACGTAGCACCCACCATTATCAATACCTTTTTGGAAAGCTATGACTTTTCGGGAAAGACCATTATCCTGTTTGCTACTTCCGGGGGAAGTGGTTTCGGGAAAACGGTGGAACGCCTGAAACCGAGTGTTTCAGCCACAACTACTCTGAAAGAAGGAAAGGTTTTTCGCGGTAAGATAGATGCGGCAGAACTGGCTACATGGCTTAAAAGTATCGATTTATAG
- a CDS encoding aldo/keto reductase: protein MEYAVLGDSGIKISRLCVGCMSFGDPASNFHAWTLNAEESEKIIHHALELGINFFDTANVYSAGTSEEYLGRALKKMVPRDRVVIATKVYFNEGKLSRQAILREIDGSLKRLGTDYVDLYIIHRFDYETPIEETMETLHSLVQAGKVRALGASAMYGYQFYEMQLVAEKHGWTKFVSMQNHYNLLYREDERELIPICKKQNVALTPYSPLAAGRLARPEWKADSKRSQTDKIAVSKYDATKDQDYPIVLRVQELAEKYGATMTHIALAWLFAKGVTAPIIGATKREHFDDAVGAFNLKLTAEDIAYLEEPYVPHKVVGAL, encoded by the coding sequence ATGGAATATGCTGTACTTGGAGATTCGGGTATAAAGATATCTCGTCTGTGTGTTGGCTGTATGAGCTTTGGTGATCCGGCAAGTAATTTTCATGCCTGGACGCTAAATGCGGAGGAAAGTGAAAAGATTATTCACCATGCCCTTGAGTTAGGAATCAATTTTTTTGATACCGCCAATGTGTATTCTGCTGGAACGAGTGAAGAATACCTTGGGCGGGCTTTGAAAAAAATGGTTCCCCGGGATCGTGTGGTAATCGCCACAAAGGTGTATTTTAACGAAGGAAAGCTTTCTCGGCAGGCTATTCTGCGAGAAATCGATGGCTCCCTCAAACGACTTGGTACGGATTATGTAGATCTCTATATCATTCATCGTTTCGATTACGAGACTCCTATCGAAGAAACTATGGAAACCCTTCATAGCCTTGTGCAAGCCGGTAAAGTTCGGGCTTTAGGGGCCTCGGCCATGTATGGCTATCAATTTTATGAAATGCAACTTGTTGCAGAAAAACATGGCTGGACGAAATTCGTCTCGATGCAGAACCACTATAACCTTCTGTATCGAGAAGATGAGCGCGAGCTTATTCCTATTTGCAAGAAGCAGAATGTGGCTCTAACACCCTATAGTCCTCTTGCGGCAGGTCGACTTGCTCGTCCTGAGTGGAAAGCTGATAGCAAGCGGAGTCAAACCGATAAAATTGCTGTCTCTAAATATGACGCTACAAAAGATCAGGATTATCCTATAGTCCTGCGAGTGCAGGAACTTGCAGAAAAATATGGGGCAACGATGACCCACATAGCCCTTGCCTGGCTTTTTGCGAAGGGGGTGACAGCCCCGATTATTGGAGCAACCAAACGGGAGCACTTTGATGACGCCGTGGGAGCTTTCAATCTAAAACTTACCGCTGAAGATATAGCTTACTTAGAAGAACCCTATGTTCCACATAAAGTGGTGGGGGCTCTGTAA